The genomic stretch GGTGCCATTACCGTCCATATCATCTGAACAGAAATAATTTCTCTCACCAGGCCGTTTCTCTGCTTCATGGTAAACATCAGAAGAAGGGGAACGAAAATATTAAGCGGTGGTAAAAGGGTAAATAGCAACGAGGAAAGGTTGATGATTTTAATGAGAGAATAATTGATTTCAGACTGCGGCTCTTCTTTTACCTCCGGAATACTCTCTTGGGGTATCCCATCATCTGTATCAGGAATTATAATCCTATCCTGTAATGATGTTTCTTCTATTTCCAATGCTTTAGCCAATGCCCTTAAGGTATGCCCTTTTGGCTCCGTTCCTGCCTCAATCCGCTGGATCGTTCTCACAGAAATTTTAGATTTTTCTGAAAGTTCTTCTTGGGTAAGATTCTTCTGTTCTCTTGCAGCTCTTAATTTGGACATGGGTTATTGGGAAAAGAATTCATTGATTGGGCTAATTTACAATTTTTTAGGATTTGAAAAAGGCTAGAAGCAGAAGCAATAAAGCCGGGAGCTACTCTTAGTAATATTTTATTGAATTTCCCTATAATATTCTTTATAAAGGTTAAAGAACGTCATCATCATTTTTTGACGGCATCATAAATTCAACTCTGCCTAAACCAGAAATTTTTATCATTAATTGATATAAATGATGAAAGTCTTGCTTCTTATCACAAGAAACAAGACATTTGCATAAAAATTAATGATCCCACTTCAAGATCTTTCCTTCTTTATTCTGGCAGCACTTATCTTAGTCATTAGCCCAGGTCCCAATATGATTTACCTGATTTCAAAATCGATAACTCAGGGGAAAAAATCCGGATTGATTTCTTTGATGGGTGTAGTATGTGGATTTTTGTTTCACATCATTATGGTATCTTTTGGCTTAACGGCTGTACTGCTCGCTGTTCCTTTTGCTTATACAGTTCTTAAAGCCCTGGGAACGATGTACCTTTTATATCTTGCGTATCAAGCTATTAAACCTAACAGCAGAAATATTTTTGATGTTGACAAAAATACACCGGATGATGGTCCTAAGAAACTTTTTACCGTTGGCTTTCTAACAAATGTTCTCAATCCGAAAGTAGCTGTTTTTTATTTATCATTCTTCCCACAGTTCATCAAACCGGAATATGGTTCCGTTCTGATCCAAAGTCTGGAACTGGGATGGGTTCAGGTTCTGGTAAGTTTCAGCGTTAACTTTTTAATAGTTCTGACTGCTGCGAAGGTAGCCCGGTTCTTTGCTAATAATCCTTTCTGGATCAAAATACAAAAATGGTTTATGGCAAGTATTCTGACCTATCTGGCAGTGAAAATGGCTTTTTCAAAGGCAAAATAAATGAGAATTCAGGCCCTGTAAACATAAAAAAGTTTTGGAAAAATGAAGCATACAATTCCTACCTACGATTTAAGTGATATTTCCAAGCATCGTTTCCATATAAAAAGAATGGATAAACATACGTATAATACGGAGGAAATCCTGATGGATAAAGGAATACATCGTGATAGCCATTACATCTTTACTTATATGGAAAGTGGGTATGTGAAAATGATGGTTGACTTCAACATGATTGAAGCTAAAAATTCAACTATTTTCTGTGTATTACCCGGCCAGGTACATCAAGGCTTTTTAATGGACAAAGTAAATGGATGGTTTGTGGCCATAAAATCCGATATGGTTCCGGATTCTGTACGGTCCGTTTTTGAGGAATCTTTAGAAGGTATACAACCTCTGGCAGTGGATAAAAAATGGGTAGAAAAGTTTAACAATACGGCTGCTATGCTTCATAGCTTTTATACAGATGAGATGCTGGCCTCCAAAGAAGGTTCTTTGATCATTCAATCCTTATTGCATAGTTTTATAGGCATGTTTGCCTTTATGTATTCAAAAGAAAATGGTCTTCAGTCAACCGGTGAAAATCGTTCTTTACAACTAACAAGAGAATTCAGAATCTTGGTACGGAAATACTACAAAACCATGAAAAGTCCATCTGAATATGCTGAAAAACTCAATATCTCAAGGGGGTATCTAACAGAAGCTGTCCGTGAAGTGACAGGTAAACCTGCTCAACACTGGATTCTTCAGGAAATTTTAATTGAAGCCAAGCGTTTATTAGCGTTTACTCACCTTACCATAAAGGAAATTGCCTATGAATTAGGATATAATGATCACGCTTATTTTAGCCGCCTGTTTTCAAAACTGGAAGATCAATCACCTTCAGCGTTTAGGAATTTCAACAAGTAGCTAAACCTATTTTTCGGCGTTATACTCAAAAAGTTTCTTTTTTACTTTATTCTTACCATCAACCACGAAATATCCAATCATTCCCCTGAAAAAGCTATGGCTATATTTTAATTTTGAAGCTTCCTTTGCAATAAAAATTATTTATGCCAAGTTTACCAAAATGGATCAATGATACAGTAGAAAATGTATGGTCCTCAAAATTTAAAGATTGTAAAGTCATTCATATAGAAACTATTTCCCAAAATCTTCGCCTTGTACGTTTTGAGACCGATTTACAGGATATTCAGTCTGAACCGGCTTATGCTATTGGAATAAGAATCAATGACAGGGATTTTCGTAATTATTCTCCTTTTCATTTTAACAGAAAAGCGGGAACATTTGAAGTTCTGTTTCATCTACATGATAATTCAGCAGTGGGTAGCCGTTTTGTAACAGGCTTATCTGTTGGAGATTCTATAAAGATATTAATGCCCAGAGGAAAGCGTTTTTTTGAGCCTGATGCAAAAATACATTTCTCAATAGGAGATGAAACTTCATTGGGAAGCTCTCTTTCCATCAAAGAAGCTGTGGAGGAACGCAATTCTGTATTTATTTGTCTTCATGAACTGGAAGAATCCCAAGCTCTGGAAAGTCTTAATCTATATGGATATCATAGTCCCAAAAACAGCACCATGAGAATTATAGAAGCCTTAACTGATTTTCTGAGGGAAGAAAAGGAAGCTATCTATAATGATGATGCTGTTTTTTACCTTACAGGAAATGGAACACGAATGTCCCTCATCAGAAAATTTCTTAAAGCCAAAGGTGTTTCTCCAAGATGTATCAGATCGCAAGCTTATTGGATAGAAGGAAAAAAAGGACTGTAAAATAAAGTAAATACGGTCCAAACTGCTTGTCATGAATATTTTATTCTTTTCAGTAAGCATAAAATAAGTTCATTAATAATTACTTCTACATCTATGGGTGTAGGAGTTTATTATTATAAGAAACAGATGCACACCTGAAGAAAAAAACGTTTTTTTATAAAACGATGTAATACTATAAGTAAAAAAAGTGTTATAACTAAATAAATATTATTTATCAATAACTAATAATAAATTAATAATATTTATTAAAAACGAAAACACCCAATCAGCTTATGGAAAATACATTCTCTAAACTGCAGATCAGAAAAAACGTAGCCACCTATCTGGTATTCACCTTGCTTTTCTGTCTCCCTGTTTACTATATGTGCATGCGCACAGGAAAGCTCGGAGGAGGAATCATATCCTATGCCACCATCATTATGTGGTGTCCGGCTATTGCGGCTCTGCTTACCTGTCGTATACGGAAAATCCCTATCTCATCCCTGGGTTGGAAATGGGGACCTCCAAAATACCAATGGTGGGCTTACTGTATTCCTCTACTGTATTCCTTTGTCCCTTACCTCATCATTTGGATGAGTGGAACGGGTGGCTTTTATAACCATGAATTTGTTATGGAAGTTTCTAAAGGCATGGGTTGGGATCTCCCAGATGGGTTGGTTATTCCTCTTTATATTGTACTCATGAGCAGTTTTGGAATGGTACGTTCCGTAGGTTCTGCACTGGGTGAAGAAATTGGATGGCGTGGTTTTCTCACTCCCCAATTGGCAAAACTTAATTCCTATACCTCCACCTCACTATGGATGGGAGTCATTTGGTCTCTTTATCATTATCCTTTACTCCTTTTTTCTAATTATAATACGGGTGGACCTCAATGGCTGGCTCTGATCTGTTTTACTGTCATGATATTCGCTTCCTGCTTTATATATACCTGGTTACGGCTAAAATCGGGAAGTCTGTGGGCAGCAGCTATTATGCATGCCAGCCACAATTTGTTTATACAATCTATTCTTACCCCTCTTACGGTAGATACAGGAAATACCAATTATTATATTGATGAATTTGGCATTGCCCTACCCATTTCTACTCTCATTGTAGCCTATTTCTTCTGGAAAAAACGAAATGAACTGCCTCAGAAAAATTTTCATCAATAAACACTTTAGCACATTATATATACACTGGAAATCAGAAACATTTTAATATTAGTCTGGGTTCCAGTGTTTATTTTCAAATAGTTTAAAGCTAATAATTGTAATAGCTGGTGTTTTTTACTGTTGTTTTCTTGCCAGTTTCACTACTTTATCCAACCATTTTGCCCGTTGTTGTTCATTGGAATTCCTTATAATTCCCAAATAGGTTACCTTAACGGGTTTTATACCACAAAATTCCAGCGTTGATATCTTAAGCTGATTAACACTTGGCCTTCCGTACATAAGACGGTAATACCAACCCGGCTGGTCAATCGTTGTAATGATATGGGCAGTCTTACCTGTTAAAAGCTTATTCCACCATAAAGAATTTTCTCTGTATTTATATGCCAATCCTGGAAGAAAAAGCCGATCTATAAAGCCTTTCATAAGAGCAGGTAAACCTCCCCACCAGACAGGGTGCACCCAAACCAGATGATCAGCCCACTGGATACTTTCCCAGGCTTTTAATAAATCCGGCTCCAGCTCCATTCTTTTTTGGTAGCCAAACTGTAAATTGGGGTTAAAGTTTAGATCTGCAATGATAATTTCTTTTATTTCTGCTCCTGCCTCTATCGCCCCATTTTTATATGCCTCTGCAACTCCAAAGTTGAAAGATTCTTTATTAGGATGCCCATTAATAATGGTTATTTTTTTCATGGTGTTATACGGGTATTAATAGTCTCATACGCGTTAAGCTGTGCCAGCAGTGATAAAGGTTCATGCAACTGATGGCTGAAATACACATTATTCTCATGTGGATTCCTCAGCAGCTCTTCTGTATGCAAAACCGCAGATAAAGCTGTTAATTCTGCCTGGCCTTTTGTACTTTGTAGACTGAGCTTTTTTATCCCTTTTTTATCTTTAACTACAATTTCAAAAACAGCCTGATCACCATTTCCACTTGATCCAAAAATCATTTTTCTCTCTTTTAAAGACAAAATATTAAAGATCCTTAAGTACTGAAAACTCCCCAGCAACCAGGTAATAAACTTAGAGTTATAGGTCATTTTCACACTCACATTGGGAATTCTTTCAACCTTGTTCAGGATATACAGATCAGGAACATCAAAATTATAAGCACTCCTTTTCCCGATTCCGAAAGAAAAATCAAAGATTTCGGTATCTAAAAAGTGTCTGATCAAATTAGGTTGATCATTTTTATAATCATGAAAAGGTACCGCTACATTTTCTGCCATAAAATGAGCTGAACTTTCTCCTGCCAGATCTTTAACAGAATAGTATACAAAGAGTTTTACTTCCTGAATATCATTTGTTCCTTTTGAAAGAACACCTGCTAATCCGGGTACAATTCCTCCCATCCATCCGGAACTGAAAACGATTCGGCTGTTGATGTTTGATTTTCCGGCAATATCATAAGCTTTTACCAAGGCTGGAGTAGGTTTTGTGATATCCAGATAATCGATATGGTTTGCGATAGCATATTTAAGGACATTATCAAATCTATCATTCACCGAAAGAATGATAAAGTTTATTTTATGATCATTGATCTCCTGAAAAGTATGAGGATCAGTAACGTCGATCTTTAGGTTTCTTTCCGAATTTCCGCCTTTTCTTCCGCCAATAAAAATATTGAGATGAGGGTTTCTCGTTTGTAAAATACGGGTAATCGTTTTACCCACTAATCCATTTCCTCCTATAATCAGAATATTATGCTCCATTTATTTTTTTTGACAAAATTATAGAGCTGCCCCACCAATAAACAGGACAAATGTCTAAAAAGAAATCTCCTTTCTGATACGGCTTAAATGACGTTGGGTAATTCCAAGATAGGAAGCTAAATACTGTAACGGGATTTTCTGAATATAATCGGGATAATTTTTAAGCAGAGCTGCATACCGCTGGCTGGCACTGTCTCTCTGAAGCTGAAAAAACCTGTTTTCAAGCTCAAGATACTCCTGTTCGGCAATACTTTTTAAAAACTTCGTCCAGTTGAGATTGTCCTGTATTAAGGCATCCATTTTTTCCTTCTTCAGAATCAGCAGTTCTGCATCTGTAATTGCCTGCATATTTTCTTTACTGAGACATCCGGAAATAAATGATGAATAGGCGGCCATCATTGTATCGGGAAACCTGAAACAATAGGTCATATCTTTTCCACTATCAGAAAGATAGAAAGAACGAAAAATTCCTGATTGTATAAATGCCACTTCTCTGCATTTTTCGCCTTCATGTATAAAATATTCATTCTTATTGACTTTCCTTATTTCAAAAAGTTTTAAAAACTCTTCAATCTCATTTTCTGAAAACAGATTAAAACTCCGAAAAAAATCATGTACCATTGCTCTGGACTTTCTTAATACAGCGAAAATAAATAAAACTTATTAAAAATGCCTTTATAAACGAAACTCTTTTCAAGTTTGATTAAAAATCTTTTGCCATCTGAGGGTAAAAAAAATCATCCCAGGTTGGGATGATCTACTGTTTTGAATTACTAAGTTATTATATGAAGATATGAATGATGTTTTGTTGTTACAAAGATAAATAGAACTGTAATTCCCACTATCAGGAGAATCCCTACAATTTTATCCGTAAAAACACGGTTGTATAAACAAAAAAAGCCCTGCAAGCAACAACTCACAGGACTTTTACTGATCTAACAATTAATTTGTTTAGTATTATAAAGCTTAAAAGTTCAATGATTATGGTTTTCCAGCATCGACTTTATTTTTTTATTACAATGGACTTACCAGCTGTAAGAACCATTCTTTCACTTCTCCTTCCAAATGAGGAGCCAGTTTTTCTTCGCATGTTTTGTGGTACTCGTTTAACCATGCAATTTCACTTTCTGAAAGAATTTCTTTAACAACTGTATCTTTAAAGAATGGGCAGAACGTTAATGTTTCAAATTCATAGAAAGTCCCGTGAATTGTTTTCTCTGCTTCTTTTACAGCAATAAGATTCTCATGACGGATTCCGTAGTGCCCTTCAAGATAGTATCCCGGTTCGTTGGATAAAACCATTCCTGGAAGAAGATCCTGAGGATTTAAATCTTTTCTGATATTTTGAGGTCCCTCATGAACATTCATAAAGCTTCCTACTCCATGTCCTGTTCCGTGGTTGAAATCTTTACCTTCCATCCATAACGGAAGTCTTGCAATGGCATCAAGATGTACACCTTTTGTTCCTTTAGGGAATTTCACCATGGATAGGCGGATTAATCCTTGTAATACTAAGGTAGAATTTCTTTTAAACTCTTCGGAAGGGGTTCCCAAGGCAAAAGTTCTTGTAATATCTGTAGTTCCTTCAAGATACTGACCTCCTGAATCTACAAGGATTGTATCTTCATTGGTTACTTCTTTGCTTCCTTCTTTCTTAGCAGAATAGTGCATGATCGCTCCATTGTCTTTATATCCTACGATAGAACCAAAGCTCTCTCCTACAAAGTTTTTACCTTCAGCACGGAAACCTCTCAGTTTTTCACCGATAGAATATTCATTCATCGCTTCTTTTCCTGCATTATGAGTTAGCCAGTAAAGGAATTTCACCATAGCCACTCCATCTCTTACCATTACGGTTCTGAAACCTTCCAGCTCCGTTTCATTTTTCTGAGCTTTCATAAGGTTTCCAGGTACCGGAGCTTTGATAAATTGATTATCAGCTTTTAATGTTTCGAAAATTTGTTGGTTGCTGTTTGGAGAAACCAGTACTTTTTCATTTTTGAATGCTTTCAAATAGTTATAAAATTCCTCGTAAGGCATCATTTTTACGAAAGAATCATCCATTTGTTTTCTGGCTTCTACCTCAAGTTTTTCTAACCCCGTGAATAGTACTGCATCATTTTTAGTAATAACAATATAGCCTAAAAATACAGGATTGCTTTGTACATCACTTCCCCTCAGATTGGAGGTCCATGCCACATCATCTAAACTTGAAATAATGTGAACCGTTGCTTCCTGCTCTTCCATTTTCTGACGGATGGCAGACAATTTATCGGTTACAGATTTACCGGCTCTTTCTACAGGGTGTACAAAAATTGGGTTAGCAGAAGGAGTGCCTCTTTCTTTCCAAACCTCTTTTAAAAGCGGAAGATCGGCAAGGGTAATATTTTTTGAATTAAATTTTTGAGAAAGTAGTTCCCAGTTGGCATTGGAAGCGGCTAAAGCATTAACAGCCACTTTACCTCCGGCAGGAATTTCAGAAATAATCCAATCGATATAATTAGGAGTACCTTCTATTCCGTCTTTGAAAAGGTCGATTCCTGAACCGTCCAGTTCAATAGCAGCCTGTGTAAAGTATCTTCCGTCAGTCCAAAGACCTGCTTTATCCTTAGTCACTACCACAAATCCGGCAGAACCTAAGAATCCGGACAGCCAAGCTCTTTCCTGCCATTCTTCAGGAAGGTACTCACTCATGTGCGGATCTGCAGAATATACTATAAATGCATCAACATTATTTTTCTGCATTTCTTCACGAAGCGCAGCAACTTTTTCCTTTGAAGTCATTCTTTTCATTTTTAAACACCGAAAGTTACGAAAAATTTAAAGTCAAAGGACTAAATTAATAGCCTATTTTCCTAAGTAAACTGTTATTTTTTCATGAATGTTGATTGAAAACACGAGGAACCTATTTTTAAATAGCTACAAACCCAAGAATGTTTCTTATTGGTGCGTCCATTTCAAATAAATAGTATATGGTTATTAATTTTAAATAAAAACATCTGTGTAATCTGTGGTCAGATCTCGTGTACAAAACTTTAGATTCTTGCTCCCTCCGCCGTCATCTATATCACTATAGAGTTCTAATAAAAACTCAAAGTGCACATTCCTTTCAAGAAAAAAAATAAAATCCATACCATAAAATGTGATTTTTTATTAAAATAATAAACTTTTGGAAAGATTATTGCTTCATTAATTCCTATGAAACAGCAGAACTATAATAACCACAGAAAATTTTATCCACCCCATCATTTTATTTATCTCCCTTTATTAATTATTTTGGAGATTTTGGGAATCTATAAAATCTGGGAAGATCCCGGTAATCAACTGGTCTGGATCTTATTTTCAATCGTAATTTTTCTGCTTTTTTATCTGGCATTGATGACCAGGCAACATTATGCATTAGGACTTCAAAACCGTATAGTAATCCTTGAATTTAAGCAACGGTATTTTGAGATCTTTAATATAAGATCTGATGAAACGGTTGAAAAATTAAGCTTCGACCAGATTGCAGCCTTACGATTTGCTTATGATGATGAGTTTAAAGAGCTTTTGTACAGGGCACTTCATGAGAATATTTCAGGAGATGAGATCAAAAGATCCATTAAGAACTGGAAGCCCGACCTGCTCAGAATTTAACAGACACTAACAAAATATATATTTATGAAAAAATGGAGCTTATATAGTATTACAATATTAAGTTTGTTAACTTTAACAAGTTGTGAAGCAGTAGAAACAATCTTTAAAGCCGGAATGTGGTGGGGCATTTTCTTAGTCTGTGTAATAGTAGTGATTCTTTTACTGATTTTTTCGAAGGGTAAAAACTCTTAACCATGTTTTATGGAGGAGAAGAATACAGATTTGGAGATCATTTCTCACCTGAAGCCATCAAAGATTGTTAAAATCATGAAGGATCCGGAAGCTTCTGCAAAGGCGGTACATCTCGTTTATACCACCGATGCAGAAACCACCGGAATTACTCGTAAGAAAACCGGAAAAAAATATTCTTATTATAAAGAAGGAGAAAAGATCAAAAATAAGGATGAAATAACAAGAATCAATAAATTGGTTATCCCACCAGCCTGGGAAAATGTATGGATCTGTGCCTTGGAAAATGGTCACCTTCAGGCTACAGGATTTGATGTTAAAAACAGAAAGCAATATCGCTACCACCCATTATGGAGTGCTTTGAGAAATCACACTAAATTCTACAGAATGCTTCAGTTCGGGTATGCATTACCGGACATCAGACTTCATATTGAGCAGGATCTTGCTTTAAGGAATTTTGAAAAACGGAAAATACTTGCCCTAATTGTCAGCCTCATGCAGCGAACGAACATCCGTATTGGAAATACGATCTATGAAAAACTGTATGGTTCTTTTGGGCTCACAACTTTGAAGGATAAGCATGTTGAAGTAAAAGGACAGAAAATAACTTTTTCATTCAAAGGAAAGAAAGGCATTATGCATCATGTTGATCTTAGAAGTAAGAGATTGGCAAGACTCGTGCAGAAATGTAAAGATATTCCCGGCAAGGAGCTTTTCCAGTATCTGGATGATGAAGGAAACCGCCATTCTGTTGATTCCGGAATGGTCAATGACTATATAAAGGAAATAAGCGGTGAGGATTTTACAGCCAAGGATTTCAGAACATGGTCCGGAACAGTTAACGCTTTGATTGCTTTCAAGGAAATCGGATATGCTGAAAATGATACTCAGTATAAAAAGAATGTAAAGGAAGCGTTGCATATTGTTGCTGAACATTTGGGAAATACCACTGCTGTATGCAAAAAATATTATGTTCATCCCTTAGTGATCAATCTTTACGAGAACAATACCATCAAAAAATACCTTGATGAACTGGAAGTCATTGAAGAAAATGATGGAAAAGCTGATCTGACAAAGGAAGAAAAGCTTGTGATTAAGATTTTGGAAAATGAGAAGATCTAGTGTTTTGGCTGGAAGAGGGAAGCTGGAGGACGATATCGTCCTGGATATCAGCTTAGGTAATTATTATAGATTACATCGGATTTTTGATTCTAATGAAAGAAAGATTTAAATATACGTGAGTTAATTCTTTCGTTAGAATGACAGAATACCATTCAAAAATATAAATCTGTTAAAGAATAAACAATCAATTTTTTGAAGGTTTCAAAAAATTCCAGCATCCCTCTCGCCTCTTCCTGCTTCGAATCTACCCTGTCACTCTATTGCTCAAAAACTGAGTTCTGTATTCCTTCGGCGTAATACCTGCAATTTTTTTGAAAAGCTGTGTAAAATGGGAAGCAGTATGGAAATTCAATTCGTAGGCAATTTCTGCAATATCTTTACTGGAATGGAGTAACGCTTTGCTATAATTGATATCAATTTCATTGATCCATTGTTTCGGCGATTTTTGCGTCACACTTTTCACACATTTATTCAGGTAACTTTCTGTTACAGATAGTTTATCTGCATAGAATGCCACCCTTTTTTCTCCCACATGATATTTGAACAAAAGATCACGAAATTGAAGGGATAGCTCCATGGGGCGTGTAGCAGATTTGTGATGAGTATCCGAATCTGTGCTCAGCATTTTGATCAGAATCAGGTGAAGCATGGTGACTACAACATCATTAATATTTAAGTTATTCAGCCATAATTCCTGTTCCATAATCGGCAAAAGCTGGGTAATAGTTCCATAGGTCAGACTGTCCAGATTCAGGAAAGGAGTCATGAAGAAAATGCTACTCTTATGTTTCGGCAATTCCTGTTCAGAAAGAATGTTATTTTCATAGGCAAGGAAAAAACCTTCAATATCATCTGAAAGCTCTACGGTAGCAGTAATCGTTCCCTGTTTAATAAAGATCACACCGCCTTTTTCAGCATGGTATTCTTTATTTTCAAGATACTGTTTAATATGCCCGTTTGTAACGAAAATAATAAAGTTAAATGTAGTGCGGTATGGAATCACCGGCATCAAAATCCCTTTGAGGTAATTCTCTATCCGGTAAAGCTGTATATCTGCATTATTAGCTAGTATTTTCTCCGTGATATTGGGGAGAAAAAGTTTTTTATACTGAAAATTGGATAATACTTCCATATCCGATATTATGATAAATTAAAATTAGACAAAATTTATAATGTAGCGCTAAGAGAGTTTGAAAATTTGAGAATCAGCTGATCTGAAAGTCACTTTACTCTAAGGTTCTCAAACCTTCTCACTCTAAAACTCTCCTGCCCTAGAACTTGTAGTATACTCCTACCCTTACTCCAAACGGGCTTCCCGGCGTGTAGGTAAGATCCGTAATCGGTTCTGCTTCTCCTTTCAATTGAGTTTCTGTAGCAAACTGAGCTTCATTCCATTTTACATTGAACAGGTTGTTAACCTGAATATTGGCTCCCCATTTTTGGCGGTTGTAAGAAAGAACCAGATCATTAACAAAATAAGCTTTTGTCTTGATGCTGTTATCTTCAACTGCAGGTCTTTCTCCAAGATAACGGTATTGAAGTCCTAAAGAAAATCCGTACAGGAAGTCCCAGTTTACAGATCCTGTACTGGTAACTACTGGTGCTAACGGAATATAATCCTGGCCTTTTTCTTCCTCAATAAATCTCGCATGAGAATAATTGACATCTGCATTCAGATAAAAGTTTTCCAATGGCTGAAAACGAATTCCCAAATCTGCACCGAATCGCCTTGACTTTCCTGAAGGTTCTACTACAGCATCATCTCCAACATATACAAATTCCTGCTGAAGATCCATATACCATACAGCAGGAGTAATAATCAACGATTTGAACGGGTGTAACCTTACTCCGAAATCAGCTCCGATAGAATATGGA from Chryseobacterium indologenes encodes the following:
- a CDS encoding aminopeptidase P family protein; the encoded protein is MTSKEKVAALREEMQKNNVDAFIVYSADPHMSEYLPEEWQERAWLSGFLGSAGFVVVTKDKAGLWTDGRYFTQAAIELDGSGIDLFKDGIEGTPNYIDWIISEIPAGGKVAVNALAASNANWELLSQKFNSKNITLADLPLLKEVWKERGTPSANPIFVHPVERAGKSVTDKLSAIRQKMEEQEATVHIISSLDDVAWTSNLRGSDVQSNPVFLGYIVITKNDAVLFTGLEKLEVEARKQMDDSFVKMMPYEEFYNYLKAFKNEKVLVSPNSNQQIFETLKADNQFIKAPVPGNLMKAQKNETELEGFRTVMVRDGVAMVKFLYWLTHNAGKEAMNEYSIGEKLRGFRAEGKNFVGESFGSIVGYKDNGAIMHYSAKKEGSKEVTNEDTILVDSGGQYLEGTTDITRTFALGTPSEEFKRNSTLVLQGLIRLSMVKFPKGTKGVHLDAIARLPLWMEGKDFNHGTGHGVGSFMNVHEGPQNIRKDLNPQDLLPGMVLSNEPGYYLEGHYGIRHENLIAVKEAEKTIHGTFYEFETLTFCPFFKDTVVKEILSESEIAWLNEYHKTCEEKLAPHLEGEVKEWFLQLVSPL
- a CDS encoding LysE family translocator, whose product is MIPLQDLSFFILAALILVISPGPNMIYLISKSITQGKKSGLISLMGVVCGFLFHIIMVSFGLTAVLLAVPFAYTVLKALGTMYLLYLAYQAIKPNSRNIFDVDKNTPDDGPKKLFTVGFLTNVLNPKVAVFYLSFFPQFIKPEYGSVLIQSLELGWVQVLVSFSVNFLIVLTAAKVARFFANNPFWIKIQKWFMASILTYLAVKMAFSKAK
- a CDS encoding Crp/Fnr family transcriptional regulator, coding for MVHDFFRSFNLFSENEIEEFLKLFEIRKVNKNEYFIHEGEKCREVAFIQSGIFRSFYLSDSGKDMTYCFRFPDTMMAAYSSFISGCLSKENMQAITDAELLILKKEKMDALIQDNLNWTKFLKSIAEQEYLELENRFFQLQRDSASQRYAALLKNYPDYIQKIPLQYLASYLGITQRHLSRIRKEISF
- a CDS encoding helix-turn-helix domain-containing protein — its product is MKHTIPTYDLSDISKHRFHIKRMDKHTYNTEEILMDKGIHRDSHYIFTYMESGYVKMMVDFNMIEAKNSTIFCVLPGQVHQGFLMDKVNGWFVAIKSDMVPDSVRSVFEESLEGIQPLAVDKKWVEKFNNTAAMLHSFYTDEMLASKEGSLIIQSLLHSFIGMFAFMYSKENGLQSTGENRSLQLTREFRILVRKYYKTMKSPSEYAEKLNISRGYLTEAVREVTGKPAQHWILQEILIEAKRLLAFTHLTIKEIAYELGYNDHAYFSRLFSKLEDQSPSAFRNFNK
- a CDS encoding NAD(P)H-dependent oxidoreductase, whose amino-acid sequence is MKKITIINGHPNKESFNFGVAEAYKNGAIEAGAEIKEIIIADLNFNPNLQFGYQKRMELEPDLLKAWESIQWADHLVWVHPVWWGGLPALMKGFIDRLFLPGLAYKYRENSLWWNKLLTGKTAHIITTIDQPGWYYRLMYGRPSVNQLKISTLEFCGIKPVKVTYLGIIRNSNEQQRAKWLDKVVKLARKQQ
- a CDS encoding siderophore-interacting protein, whose protein sequence is MPSLPKWINDTVENVWSSKFKDCKVIHIETISQNLRLVRFETDLQDIQSEPAYAIGIRINDRDFRNYSPFHFNRKAGTFEVLFHLHDNSAVGSRFVTGLSVGDSIKILMPRGKRFFEPDAKIHFSIGDETSLGSSLSIKEAVEERNSVFICLHELEESQALESLNLYGYHSPKNSTMRIIEALTDFLREEKEAIYNDDAVFYLTGNGTRMSLIRKFLKAKGVSPRCIRSQAYWIEGKKGL
- a CDS encoding helix-turn-helix domain-containing protein, with translation MSKLRAAREQKNLTQEELSEKSKISVRTIQRIEAGTEPKGHTLRALAKALEIEETSLQDRIIIPDTDDGIPQESIPEVKEEPQSEINYSLIKIINLSSLLFTLLPPLNIFVPLLLMFTMKQRNGLVREIISVQMIWTVMAPIVFMLGIFLKLGRQFTLVLMIVIVISNIFIILRNAAEIDRNKKMYFRLKFNMI
- a CDS encoding CPBP family intramembrane glutamic endopeptidase, whose protein sequence is MENTFSKLQIRKNVATYLVFTLLFCLPVYYMCMRTGKLGGGIISYATIIMWCPAIAALLTCRIRKIPISSLGWKWGPPKYQWWAYCIPLLYSFVPYLIIWMSGTGGFYNHEFVMEVSKGMGWDLPDGLVIPLYIVLMSSFGMVRSVGSALGEEIGWRGFLTPQLAKLNSYTSTSLWMGVIWSLYHYPLLLFSNYNTGGPQWLALICFTVMIFASCFIYTWLRLKSGSLWAAAIMHASHNLFIQSILTPLTVDTGNTNYYIDEFGIALPISTLIVAYFFWKKRNELPQKNFHQ
- a CDS encoding saccharopine dehydrogenase codes for the protein MEHNILIIGGNGLVGKTITRILQTRNPHLNIFIGGRKGGNSERNLKIDVTDPHTFQEINDHKINFIILSVNDRFDNVLKYAIANHIDYLDITKPTPALVKAYDIAGKSNINSRIVFSSGWMGGIVPGLAGVLSKGTNDIQEVKLFVYYSVKDLAGESSAHFMAENVAVPFHDYKNDQPNLIRHFLDTEIFDFSFGIGKRSAYNFDVPDLYILNKVERIPNVSVKMTYNSKFITWLLGSFQYLRIFNILSLKERKMIFGSSGNGDQAVFEIVVKDKKGIKKLSLQSTKGQAELTALSAVLHTEELLRNPHENNVYFSHQLHEPLSLLAQLNAYETINTRITP